A region of Ictidomys tridecemlineatus isolate mIctTri1 chromosome 4, mIctTri1.hap1, whole genome shotgun sequence DNA encodes the following proteins:
- the LOC101960174 gene encoding NXPE family member 4, translating to MKTTVTNRKSLWLLLLILAFLITFTVLQKSTKVWTALKLPISLHHWNMITESSSPGAPLNPAASPTETELRISKLREKLDQMIPPRPFTHVNSTTSAKHSTVTILNPRETYCRGDQLDILLEARDHLGRRKEYGGDFLRARMSSPALKAGASGKVTDFHNGTYLVSFTLFWEGQVSLSLLLIHPSEGVSALWRARNQGYDRVIFTGQFINGSTRVNTDCALILNSSTELCQYLDAQDQEAFYCMRPQHVPCAALTHMHSKNKEVSYLSKQERTIFVRSNVGVEIMENFNVISVSKCNKDPVPVKEKCKPRMTSTIPSGHVWKEIWNPVSCDLAPIKMNECLSGKFIHLLGDSTIRQWIEFFRASSKTLKSVDLHEHGKLQHQLAVDLERNINIQWQKHAYPLIGSSIYSVKEIEYMARVIDRTGGEKNTVVVISLGQHFRPFPIDVFIRRALNVHKAVQRLLLRSPDTIVIIKTENIREMHNDAERLSDFHGYIQNLVMMDIFQDLNVSIIDAWDITIAYGTNDVHPPQYVVGNQINMFLNYIC from the exons ATGAAAACAACTGTGACCAATCGGAAGTCACTGTGGCTACTGCTGCTGATATTAGCCTTCTTGATCACTTTTACAGTTCTCCAAAAGTCCACAAAG GTATGGACTGCTCTCAAGTTGCCTATCTCCCTCCATCACTGGAACATGATCACAGAGTCCTCAAGCCCTGGGGCACCTCTGAATCCAGCAGCTTCACCAACAGAGACTGAGCTGAGAATAAGTAAGCTCCGGGAGAAACTAGACCAAATGATCCCACCCAGACCCTTCACCCATGTGAACAGCACCACCAGTGCCAAACACAGCACAGTCACCATCCTTAACCCTAGGGAGACATACTGCAGGGGGGACCAGCTAGACATCCTGCTGGAGGCCAGGGACCACCTGGGACGCAGGAAGGAATATGGAGGGGACTTCCTGAGGGCCAGGatgtcctccccagccctgaaggCAGGAGCCTCAGGAAAGGTGACAGACTTCCACAATGGCACCTACCTTGTCAGCTTCACTCTGTTCTGGGAGGGCCAGGTCTCCCTGTCTCTCCTGCTCATCCACCCCAGTGAAGGGGTGTCAGCTCTCTGGAGGGCAAGGAACCAAGGCTATGACAGGGTGATCTTCACAGGCCAGTTCATCAATGGGTCCACACGGGTCAATACTGATTGTGCCCTGATTTTAAACTCGAGCACTGAACTATGCCAGTACCTGGATGCTCAAGACCAAGAAGCCTTCTACTGCATGAGGCCTCAGCATGTTCCCTGTGCAGCACTCACCCACATGCATTCCAAGAACAAGGAAGTTTCCTATCTTAGCAAACAAGAAAGGACCATATTTGTAAG GTCAAATGTGGGTGTGGAGATTATGGAAAACTTCAATGTGATTAGTGTCTCCAAATGCAACA AAGATCCAGTTCCAGTGAAAGAGAAATGCAAGCCTAGAATGACATCTACAATCCCCAGTGGGCATGtctggaaagaaatatggaaCCCTGTCTCCTGTGATTTAGCTCCAATCAAAATGAATGAGTGCCTGAGTGGAAAATTTATACACCTATTGGGAGATTCCACCATCCGCCAATGGATTGAATTCTTCAGAGCCAGTAGCAAAA CACTCAAGTCAGTGGATCTGCATGAGCATGGAAAATTGCAACACCAACTAGCTGTGGACTTGGAAAGAAATATCAACATCCAGTGGCAAAAACATGCTTATCCCTTGATTGGATCATCTATTTATTCAGTGAAAGAAATTGAGTACATGGCCCGAGTCATTGACAGAactggaggagaaaaaaatacagttgTTGTTATTTCTCTGGGCCAGCATTTCAGACCCTTTCCCATTGATGTTTTCATCCGAAGGGCCCTCAATGTGCACAAAGCTGTTCAGCGACTCCTTCTGAGAAGCCCAGACACCATAGTCATTATCAAGACAGAAAACATCAGGGAGATGCACAATGATGCAGAAAGACTAAGTGACTTTCATGGTTACATTCAAAACCTTGTCATGATGGACATTTTCCAGGATCTCAATGTGAGCATCATTGATGCCTGGGATATCACAATTGCATATGGTACAAATGATGTCCACCCACCACAATATGTAGTTGGAAATCAAATTAATATGTTCTTAAACTATATTTGCTAG